Proteins encoded by one window of Fodinicurvata sediminis DSM 21159:
- a CDS encoding ABC transporter permease: protein MANGPDNEQASGLGKFIADLPESLSLSYYDTLPLDDWIEWFVKDFLVPNFRPFFQAIQWPVHQVLSGLDVFLQGIPMLLFVLLVALFAWRVAGKGIAIFTLIALLFIDLIGMWDPTMTTFAMVLTAVIFCALVGVPTGIAAARSDRFATSLRPVLDIMQTIPPFVYLVPIVMLFGVGLVPGVIATIIFALPPIIRFTNLGIRQVQSEMVEAGFAFGATKRQVLWDIQVPLALRTIMAGLNQTLMLALSMVVIAALIGAGGLGETVFTGLGRLDVGRAAIGGIGIVLLAIVMDRITQAMGEGGAERKENWTFTGAFKRVFMGSKQTAGQRQ, encoded by the coding sequence ATGGCGAACGGGCCAGATAACGAACAGGCAAGCGGTCTCGGCAAGTTCATTGCAGATCTGCCGGAGTCCCTCAGCCTGTCCTATTACGACACACTTCCCCTGGACGACTGGATCGAGTGGTTCGTCAAGGATTTCCTTGTTCCGAACTTCCGTCCCTTTTTCCAGGCCATTCAGTGGCCCGTGCATCAGGTGCTTTCGGGATTGGACGTTTTCCTTCAGGGCATTCCCATGCTGCTTTTCGTGCTGCTTGTCGCGCTTTTTGCCTGGCGTGTGGCTGGCAAGGGGATAGCGATCTTCACGCTTATCGCCCTGCTGTTCATTGATCTGATCGGGATGTGGGACCCGACCATGACCACCTTCGCGATGGTGTTGACGGCTGTTATATTCTGTGCCCTTGTCGGAGTGCCCACCGGGATCGCGGCGGCCAGGAGCGATCGTTTTGCGACGAGCTTGCGACCAGTCCTGGATATCATGCAGACGATTCCGCCCTTCGTTTACCTGGTCCCGATCGTCATGCTGTTCGGGGTTGGCCTTGTGCCGGGCGTGATCGCGACCATTATCTTTGCCCTGCCACCGATCATCCGTTTCACGAACCTGGGTATCCGCCAGGTGCAGTCGGAAATGGTCGAAGCCGGTTTCGCCTTTGGGGCCACGAAACGCCAGGTACTTTGGGATATTCAGGTACCTCTGGCCTTGCGTACGATCATGGCGGGCCTAAATCAGACTCTGATGCTGGCGCTGTCCATGGTGGTGATTGCCGCCCTGATCGGTGCCGGCGGGCTGGGCGAAACGGTGTTTACCGGCCTTGGACGCCTGGATGTTGGACGGGCGGCTATTGGTGGTATCGGCATCGTGCTCCTGGCCATTGTCATGGACCGCATCACCCAGGCCATGGGTGAAGGCGGAGCCGAGCGAAAAGAAAACTGGACCTTCACAGGCGCATTCAAACGCGTTTTCATGGGGTCGAAACAAACTGCCGGCCAACGGCAGTGA
- the proX gene encoding glycine betaine/L-proline ABC transporter substrate-binding protein ProX: MKYWDIAKAAGLATAITVMGATAVTAQDEPGDGVSVKSARPSWDTGWFTTEIYNELLRELGYEVSDPVTLDNPAFYQSVAQGDVDYWVEGWFPLHNTYEDTFTNGAQVVGMVAEGGALQGYLVDKKSAEEYDITSLEDFKRDEVKEAFDSNGDGKADMVACPPGWGCETVIEHHLDAYDLRDHVNSIKASYNASMADAISRYNNDEPIFFYTWTPNWTVGVLEPGTDVVWIEVDHPDLPEDQKELEDATEMAGVEGCVDDPCQMGWPANDIQPVANSEFLSENPAARTLLEEASIPIGDIFAQNATMNEGEDSEDDIKRHAQEWIENNRDAVDGWLEEARAAAN, from the coding sequence ATGAAATACTGGGATATCGCAAAAGCGGCCGGGCTGGCGACGGCCATCACTGTCATGGGAGCGACTGCGGTCACGGCCCAGGACGAACCCGGTGATGGCGTAAGCGTCAAATCCGCTCGCCCGAGTTGGGATACCGGTTGGTTCACCACCGAGATCTACAACGAATTGCTGCGCGAACTGGGTTACGAGGTTTCCGATCCCGTGACTCTGGACAACCCGGCCTTCTATCAGTCCGTCGCCCAGGGTGACGTCGACTACTGGGTCGAGGGCTGGTTCCCGCTGCACAACACCTACGAGGACACCTTTACCAATGGTGCCCAGGTTGTTGGCATGGTCGCCGAGGGCGGCGCGCTCCAGGGCTATCTGGTCGACAAGAAAAGCGCCGAGGAATACGACATCACCAGCCTTGAAGACTTCAAGCGCGATGAAGTCAAGGAAGCCTTCGACAGCAATGGTGACGGCAAGGCCGACATGGTTGCCTGTCCGCCGGGCTGGGGCTGTGAGACCGTGATCGAGCACCATCTGGATGCCTATGATCTGCGCGATCATGTCAACTCCATCAAGGCCAGTTACAACGCCTCGATGGCCGACGCCATCAGCCGTTACAACAACGATGAACCGATCTTCTTCTACACTTGGACGCCGAACTGGACCGTGGGTGTGCTGGAGCCTGGCACCGACGTGGTCTGGATCGAGGTTGATCATCCGGATCTGCCGGAAGACCAGAAAGAGCTTGAGGACGCCACCGAAATGGCTGGTGTCGAGGGCTGTGTGGATGATCCCTGCCAGATGGGCTGGCCCGCCAATGATATTCAGCCAGTGGCCAACAGCGAGTTCCTGAGCGAGAATCCTGCTGCCCGCACCCTGTTGGAGGAGGCCTCCATCCCCATCGGTGACATCTTCGCCCAGAACGCGACGATGAACGAGGGCGAGGACAGCGAGGACGACATCAAGCGTCACGCCCAGGAGTGGATCGAGAACAACCGCGACGCGGTCGACGGTTGGCTTGAGGAAGCCCGCGCCGCTGCCAACTGA
- the proX gene encoding glycine betaine/L-proline ABC transporter substrate-binding protein ProX, with protein sequence MNYWKIAKAAGLATAITVMGATAVAAQEQPGDGVSVKSARPSWDTGWFTTEIYNELLRELGYEVSDPVTLDNPAFYQSVAQGDIDYWVEGWFPLHNTYEDTFENGAEISGMVVEAGALQGYLVDKKTAEEYDITSLEDFKKDEIKELFDANGDGKADMVACPPGWGCEEVIEHHMDAYDLRDHVNLVKASYNASMADAISRYNSDEPIFFFTWTPNWTVGVLEPGVDVVWLEVSHADLPDNQKELEDATELAGVKGCVDDPCQMGWPANDIRPVANSAFLEENPAAHELLEAASIPIDDIFAQNAKMNDGEDSEDDIKRHAQEWIETNRDTVDGWLEEARAAAN encoded by the coding sequence ATGAATTACTGGAAGATTGCAAAAGCCGCCGGCTTGGCAACAGCCATCACTGTCATGGGCGCGACTGCGGTTGCGGCCCAGGAGCAGCCCGGCGACGGAGTGAGTGTCAAGTCTGCGCGTCCCAGCTGGGATACCGGTTGGTTCACCACCGAGATCTACAACGAACTGCTTCGCGAGCTGGGTTACGAAGTCTCCGACCCCGTCACGCTGGACAACCCGGCCTTCTATCAGTCCGTGGCTCAGGGTGACATCGACTACTGGGTCGAAGGCTGGTTCCCGCTGCACAACACCTACGAGGACACCTTCGAGAACGGGGCCGAGATTTCCGGCATGGTCGTCGAAGCAGGTGCGCTTCAGGGCTATCTGGTCGACAAGAAGACGGCTGAGGAATACGACATCACCAGCCTTGAGGACTTCAAGAAGGACGAGATCAAGGAACTCTTCGACGCCAATGGCGATGGTAAGGCCGACATGGTCGCCTGCCCGCCGGGCTGGGGCTGCGAAGAAGTGATCGAGCATCACATGGATGCCTATGACCTGCGCGATCATGTCAACCTGGTGAAGGCCAGCTACAACGCCTCGATGGCCGATGCCATCAGCCGTTACAACAGCGACGAGCCAATATTCTTCTTTACCTGGACCCCGAACTGGACCGTTGGCGTTCTGGAGCCGGGTGTCGATGTGGTTTGGCTGGAAGTCTCCCACGCGGACCTGCCCGATAACCAGAAGGAGCTCGAGGACGCAACCGAGCTTGCTGGGGTCAAAGGCTGTGTCGATGATCCCTGCCAGATGGGCTGGCCGGCCAACGACATCCGTCCGGTCGCCAACAGTGCGTTTCTGGAAGAGAACCCGGCTGCTCACGAGCTGCTTGAAGCGGCTTCCATCCCCATCGATGACATCTTTGCCCAGAACGCGAAGATGAACGACGGCGAAGACAGTGAGGACGACATCAAGCGTCACGCCCAGGAGTGGATCGAGACCAACCGCGACACGGTTGATGGTTGGCTTGAGGAAGCCCGCGCCGCTGCCAACTGA
- a CDS encoding cold-shock protein, with amino-acid sequence MANGTVKWFNTTKGYGFIQPNDGAPDVFVHISAVERAGLNSLNEGQQVSYEIVTERGKKAAANLQVE; translated from the coding sequence ATGGCAAACGGTACGGTTAAATGGTTCAACACCACCAAGGGCTATGGCTTCATTCAGCCGAATGACGGTGCCCCGGACGTTTTCGTCCACATCAGCGCCGTCGAGCGCGCAGGGCTCAACAGCCTGAATGAAGGCCAGCAGGTCAGCTACGAGATCGTGACGGAGCGCGGCAAGAAGGCCGCTGCCAACCTGCAGGTCGAGTAA
- a CDS encoding tartrate dehydrogenase, with translation MAKYRIAVIPGDGIGTEVMEEGIRVLDVVGGRCGIEFEWDHFDWSCELYHQTGRMMPEDGLEQIAGHDAIYLGAVGFPGVPDHVSLWGLLIPIRRRFRQYINLRPVRLLHGVASPLANRHPGDIDYYIVRENNEGEYSEIGGRLYAGTDEEMAVQENIFTRKGVDRALKYAFELAQQRQRKHVTSATKSNGIIHTMPYWDERFEEMAKAYPDITTDKFHIDILTAHFVLNPDWFDVVVGSNLFGDILSDLGPAATGTIGIAPSANLNPEKDHPSMFEPVHGSAPDIAGQGIANPIGQIWSGAMMLDHLGETAAARLAERAFETVLAESHIRTPDMGGNATTQEFGLAIAESAARISL, from the coding sequence ATGGCCAAATATCGCATCGCCGTGATCCCGGGAGACGGGATCGGCACCGAAGTCATGGAAGAAGGTATCCGCGTGCTCGATGTCGTGGGTGGGCGCTGCGGAATCGAGTTCGAATGGGATCATTTCGACTGGAGCTGCGAACTCTATCATCAGACGGGCCGGATGATGCCGGAGGATGGCCTGGAACAGATTGCGGGACACGACGCGATCTACCTGGGGGCCGTTGGCTTTCCTGGTGTGCCGGACCATGTTTCGCTATGGGGCCTGCTGATCCCCATTCGTCGCCGCTTCCGCCAGTACATCAACCTGCGTCCGGTACGCCTGCTGCACGGCGTGGCCTCGCCACTGGCCAACCGGCATCCGGGAGACATCGATTACTATATCGTGCGCGAGAACAACGAGGGTGAGTATTCCGAGATTGGCGGACGCCTCTATGCCGGCACCGACGAGGAAATGGCCGTCCAGGAGAACATCTTCACACGCAAGGGTGTGGACCGTGCCCTGAAATATGCCTTCGAGCTCGCCCAGCAGAGGCAGAGGAAGCATGTGACCTCGGCCACCAAGTCCAATGGCATCATTCATACCATGCCCTATTGGGACGAACGCTTTGAGGAGATGGCGAAAGCCTATCCGGATATCACCACCGACAAGTTCCATATCGATATCCTGACGGCGCACTTCGTGCTCAATCCCGACTGGTTCGATGTGGTGGTGGGCAGCAACCTGTTCGGCGATATTCTGTCCGACCTGGGGCCGGCGGCGACCGGTACCATCGGCATTGCGCCCTCGGCCAACCTGAACCCCGAGAAGGACCATCCCTCGATGTTCGAGCCGGTCCACGGCTCGGCGCCCGACATTGCCGGGCAGGGCATTGCCAATCCCATCGGCCAGATCTGGTCCGGGGCGATGATGCTGGATCATCTCGGAGAGACCGCTGCGGCGCGCCTGGCGGAACGCGCCTTCGAGACGGTGCTGGCAGAAAGCCATATACGCACACCGGATATGGGCGGCAATGCCACCACCCAGGAGTTCGGCCTGGCCATTGCCGAATCCGCTGCACGGATATCCTTGTAG
- a CDS encoding YcgN family cysteine cluster protein, with translation MTDDTPPFWERKSLAEMTHEEWESLCDGCGKCCLNKLQDPDDGQIVHTDVACKLLDLGTCRCSDYANRRRYVPGCISLTPRAVPELSWLPPTCAYRLIDEGKPLYDWHPLISGRADSVHEAGISARGRIVSETDVPEEDWEEHIVSWPEDEA, from the coding sequence ATGACCGATGACACTCCACCCTTCTGGGAACGCAAGTCACTGGCCGAGATGACCCACGAGGAGTGGGAATCCCTTTGTGACGGCTGCGGGAAATGCTGTCTGAACAAACTGCAGGATCCTGACGATGGGCAGATCGTGCACACCGACGTCGCCTGCAAACTGCTCGACCTGGGCACTTGCCGCTGCAGTGATTACGCGAACCGGCGGCGTTATGTACCCGGGTGTATCAGCCTGACGCCAAGAGCGGTACCGGAACTGTCATGGCTACCGCCCACCTGTGCCTATCGCCTGATTGACGAAGGCAAGCCGCTGTATGACTGGCACCCGCTGATCAGCGGCCGCGCGGACAGCGTTCATGAAGCCGGCATTTCCGCGCGTGGACGGATTGTCTCCGAAACCGATGTCCCCGAAGAGGACTGGGAGGAGCATATCGTATCCTGGCCTGAGGACGAGGCGTGA
- a CDS encoding LysR family transcriptional regulator, with amino-acid sequence MELPQGFDLRNLRVFQIVVEAGGMSAAARRLSLTQSTVSQSISNLEAALETRLFDRDTRPLAMTSAGEELYEATRHLLQKAAEALETTRSGHDHAGLSSLTFAMVESFANSIGPLLLNDCRHLARRWRIWSGISPDHQHALMTHGVDIAVIAGDELDTVEGLERHLLISEPFVLVFPADYPSPMDHLQFIEDLPFLRYSLRSAIGRHIERQINRLRLDLPAFAEFDTATGHLAAVANGMGWSLTTPLCLLQESHQLPHLQVLRLSRNSFSRRITLMARKGEMGHAPARLAQAARRLLADRMSTIFQGEYSWLLESSRIPSETVEPPSPEPQAAQVRSTD; translated from the coding sequence ATGGAACTTCCGCAGGGTTTCGATCTGCGCAACCTCCGGGTCTTCCAGATTGTCGTGGAAGCCGGCGGCATGAGCGCCGCCGCCCGCAGGCTCTCACTGACCCAGTCCACGGTCTCGCAGAGCATCTCGAATCTCGAGGCGGCTCTGGAAACACGGCTGTTCGACCGGGATACGCGACCGCTTGCCATGACCTCTGCCGGAGAAGAGCTTTACGAAGCCACGCGTCACCTTCTGCAGAAAGCCGCGGAAGCGCTGGAGACAACCCGAAGCGGACATGATCATGCCGGACTGAGTTCGCTGACCTTTGCCATGGTCGAAAGCTTCGCCAATTCGATCGGACCGCTGTTGCTCAACGACTGCCGGCACCTGGCGCGGCGCTGGCGCATCTGGTCCGGCATTTCCCCCGATCATCAGCATGCGCTGATGACCCATGGCGTGGATATTGCCGTCATTGCCGGCGACGAACTGGACACCGTAGAGGGCCTGGAGCGCCACCTTTTGATCAGCGAACCCTTCGTGCTGGTCTTCCCGGCTGACTACCCTTCCCCCATGGATCACCTGCAATTCATCGAGGACCTGCCCTTTCTGCGCTATTCCCTGCGCAGCGCCATCGGCCGCCATATCGAGCGACAGATCAATCGGCTGCGCCTGGACCTTCCGGCCTTCGCAGAATTCGACACGGCAACCGGGCATCTGGCTGCCGTAGCCAACGGCATGGGCTGGAGCCTGACGACGCCGCTCTGCCTGCTGCAGGAATCCCACCAACTGCCCCACCTCCAGGTTCTGCGCCTTTCTCGCAACAGCTTCTCGCGCCGCATCACCCTGATGGCCCGCAAGGGTGAGATGGGCCACGCACCGGCACGCCTGGCCCAGGCCGCCCGGCGCCTGCTGGCTGACCGGATGAGCACAATCTTCCAGGGCGAATACAGTTGGCTTCTGGAAAGCAGCCGTATACCCAGCGAGACGGTGGAACCGCCCAGCCCGGAGCCTCAAGCTGCGCAAGTGCGTAGCACCGATTGA
- a CDS encoding sarcosine oxidase subunit alpha family protein, translated as MSGFRLNNGGQINRDRKLRFTFDGRPMTGYEGDTLASALLANGQETVARSFKYHRRRGIYAAGADEPNALVGLRHGARHEPNCRATGVELYDGLTAESQNCWPSLDFDIGAMNGLLSPFFVAGFYYKTFMGPTRHAWMLYEKLIRKAAGMGQASLEPDPDHYEARRAWCDVLVVGAGAAGLAAARSAADAGAHVLLADELPVPGGSLLSETTKLDGKTSLEWTRREIEALIETGRVDYLPRTTVYGYYDDNILGAVERVSDHHPLPPAGQPRHRHWTIKARRVVLATGAMERPLVFANNDLPGVMLSGAVRSYTNRHAVAAGRRVVIATTNDSGYRTAIDLARAGVEVACLADARSEPPADLAAEAEGLSIPLRTGSTILAAEGRKAVTGAVLTELDAQGRPKGKQESIRTDCLAISGGWSPVIHLTAQAGGKPQYDEERGQFMPGEALQDWQAAGAIGGADSLAEAWQQGVQAGNDAARDCGCSPNSNPAKPEGLDNRKSGPTRLLFQVEGGKGKAFVDLQHDVTARDVRLAHQEGFVSVEHLKRYTTLGMACDQGKTSNINGLAMMASLLDVPLDVAGTTRFRPPYTPVSLGALAGHSTGPNLRPLRRTPLHDWHVANGAVMVEVGLWQRPRAYPREGESLIEAIRREARAVRERVGLTDVSTLGKIEIKGPDAPEFLDRVYSNRMGNLKVGRARYGLMLRTDGMVFDDGTLWRLEENRYLMTTTTGNAGGVMKHLEFLLAAVWPELKVHLTSVSDLWSGCAIAGPNSRAVLQNCVSSTELENDSFRPMDVKPAEIDGAPVWIARLSYSGELAYEVYTPAPHGEAVWKKLLETGKNQNIVPYGLEALGSLRIEKGHVAGPELDGRTTADDLGLSGLMSKKKHFLGEALAQREALLEADRPQLVGLVSGNGQPIPPGAQLLDSSMLREKTPPLESQGHVSSPTYGAATGKYIALALLHDGRARHGESLTASSPLTGEDVPVVVVSPHFYDPEGARMNA; from the coding sequence ATGAGCGGCTTTCGCCTGAACAACGGCGGCCAGATCAATCGGGATCGCAAGCTGCGCTTCACCTTCGATGGCCGGCCCATGACCGGCTATGAAGGCGACACTCTGGCTTCTGCGCTCCTGGCCAATGGGCAGGAAACGGTCGCCCGCAGCTTCAAGTATCATCGCCGCCGCGGAATCTATGCGGCCGGTGCGGACGAACCCAATGCTCTTGTTGGATTGCGCCACGGGGCGCGTCATGAACCAAACTGCCGCGCCACCGGTGTCGAGCTCTATGACGGCCTGACGGCCGAAAGCCAGAACTGCTGGCCCAGCCTGGATTTCGACATTGGCGCCATGAACGGTCTGCTCTCACCCTTCTTCGTGGCTGGCTTCTACTACAAGACTTTCATGGGTCCGACCCGCCATGCCTGGATGCTCTATGAAAAGCTGATCCGCAAGGCAGCGGGCATGGGCCAGGCATCCCTGGAGCCCGACCCGGACCACTATGAGGCACGACGCGCCTGGTGCGATGTGCTGGTGGTCGGCGCCGGTGCTGCCGGACTGGCGGCCGCGCGCAGTGCAGCAGACGCCGGGGCCCATGTTCTACTTGCCGACGAGTTGCCCGTACCCGGCGGGTCCCTACTGAGCGAAACCACAAAGCTGGATGGGAAGACAAGTCTGGAGTGGACCCGCCGGGAAATCGAGGCACTGATCGAGACGGGGCGTGTGGACTACCTGCCCCGTACCACGGTCTATGGCTATTACGACGACAATATCCTGGGGGCGGTGGAACGTGTCAGCGACCACCACCCCCTGCCCCCGGCCGGCCAGCCGCGCCATCGCCACTGGACCATAAAGGCCCGGCGGGTCGTTCTGGCCACCGGTGCCATGGAGCGCCCGCTGGTCTTCGCCAACAACGACTTACCCGGCGTCATGCTGTCGGGGGCCGTGCGCAGCTACACCAACCGCCATGCCGTTGCCGCGGGCCGCAGGGTGGTGATCGCCACCACCAATGACAGTGGCTATCGCACGGCCATCGATCTTGCCCGCGCAGGTGTCGAGGTTGCCTGCCTGGCCGATGCACGTAGCGAACCGCCCGCGGATCTGGCTGCCGAAGCGGAAGGCCTGTCCATCCCCCTGAGAACGGGCAGCACGATTCTGGCGGCAGAAGGCCGCAAGGCCGTGACAGGGGCAGTCCTTACCGAACTGGACGCGCAAGGCCGTCCAAAGGGAAAACAGGAGAGCATCCGCACCGATTGCCTGGCCATCAGTGGTGGCTGGAGTCCGGTCATTCACCTGACAGCCCAGGCCGGTGGCAAGCCGCAGTATGACGAGGAACGCGGACAGTTCATGCCAGGCGAAGCCCTGCAGGACTGGCAGGCTGCGGGCGCCATTGGCGGTGCTGACAGTTTGGCCGAAGCTTGGCAACAAGGCGTACAGGCCGGCAATGACGCCGCACGGGACTGTGGCTGCTCCCCGAATTCCAACCCGGCAAAACCGGAAGGACTGGATAACCGCAAATCTGGCCCAACCCGCCTTCTCTTTCAGGTCGAGGGCGGCAAGGGCAAGGCTTTCGTGGACCTTCAGCACGACGTTACGGCCCGCGATGTGCGTCTGGCCCATCAGGAAGGCTTCGTGTCCGTCGAGCACCTGAAGCGCTATACCACGCTGGGCATGGCCTGTGATCAGGGGAAGACCAGCAATATCAATGGCCTGGCCATGATGGCTTCGCTGCTGGACGTGCCGCTGGACGTGGCAGGCACAACACGCTTTCGCCCGCCCTACACGCCTGTGTCACTTGGCGCATTGGCGGGTCACTCGACCGGGCCGAACCTTCGCCCGTTACGCCGGACGCCCCTGCACGACTGGCATGTGGCGAACGGCGCTGTCATGGTCGAGGTCGGTCTCTGGCAAAGGCCGCGGGCCTATCCGCGCGAAGGCGAGAGCCTGATCGAGGCCATCCGCCGGGAAGCCCGCGCTGTGCGCGAGCGCGTGGGCCTGACCGATGTTTCCACGCTCGGCAAGATCGAGATCAAGGGCCCGGATGCACCTGAATTCCTGGATCGTGTCTATTCCAACCGCATGGGCAACCTGAAGGTGGGGCGTGCCCGCTATGGCCTGATGTTGCGGACGGACGGCATGGTCTTCGACGACGGCACCCTCTGGCGGCTCGAAGAGAACCGTTACCTCATGACCACCACCACGGGGAATGCGGGTGGCGTCATGAAGCACCTGGAGTTCCTGCTGGCGGCCGTCTGGCCCGAATTGAAGGTCCATCTTACTTCGGTAAGCGACCTGTGGAGCGGCTGCGCCATTGCCGGCCCGAACAGCCGTGCGGTCCTGCAGAACTGCGTTTCCAGCACCGAACTGGAGAACGACTCCTTCCGTCCCATGGACGTGAAGCCCGCGGAGATCGACGGTGCCCCGGTCTGGATCGCGCGCCTCAGCTATTCCGGCGAGCTGGCTTACGAGGTCTATACACCCGCACCGCATGGCGAGGCCGTCTGGAAGAAGCTGCTTGAAACCGGCAAAAACCAGAACATCGTCCCCTATGGGCTGGAGGCCCTGGGTTCGCTTCGCATCGAGAAGGGGCATGTCGCCGGCCCCGAACTGGATGGCCGCACGACGGCCGACGACCTGGGACTGAGTGGCCTGATGTCCAAGAAGAAGCATTTCCTCGGTGAGGCGTTGGCTCAGCGCGAAGCCCTGCTCGAAGCCGACCGGCCACAACTGGTCGGGCTGGTCTCCGGCAATGGTCAGCCCATCCCCCCCGGGGCCCAGCTACTGGACAGCAGCATGCTCCGTGAGAAGACCCCGCCTCTGGAGTCCCAGGGGCATGTGTCTTCGCCGACCTATGGCGCGGCCACCGGAAAATACATTGCACTCGCCCTGCTGCACGACGGGCGTGCGCGCCATGGCGAAAGCCTGACCGCTTCGTCTCCCTTGACAGGAGAGGACGTCCCCGTCGTCGTAGTCAGCCCGCATTTCTATGACCCCGAAGGAGCACGGATGAATGCCTGA
- a CDS encoding sarcosine oxidase subunit delta, with product MYINCPFCGHRHLEEFTYEGDATISWPTPDTQDIDSWADTVYQRRNPAGPHSEYWQHVHGCRQFLVIERDTTTHRIHQVKATGPWASEAGTQSTEAKQ from the coding sequence ATGTACATCAACTGCCCATTCTGCGGCCATCGGCACCTTGAGGAATTCACCTATGAAGGGGATGCCACGATCAGCTGGCCGACACCCGACACCCAGGACATCGACAGCTGGGCTGACACGGTCTACCAGCGCCGCAATCCGGCCGGCCCGCACAGCGAATACTGGCAGCATGTCCACGGTTGCCGCCAGTTCCTGGTGATCGAACGGGACACCACCACCCACAGGATTCACCAGGTGAAGGCCACTGGCCCCTGGGCAAGCGAAGCCGGAACGCAAAGTACGGAGGCCAAGCAATGA
- a CDS encoding sarcosine oxidase subunit beta family protein has product MHFSAFSLARQALKGHRGWTRTWRAIAQPKAHYDVIIVGGGGHGLATAYYLAKEHGITNVAVIEKGWIGGGNVGRNTTIVRSNYLLAQNNRFYEWGMKLWEGMSRDLNYNVMFSQRGVLNLAHSPAQLEGYMRRGNSMRVNGIDAELLDREGVARMVPGMDVSDKARFPVAGGLLQARGGSARHDAVAWGYARGADSLGVDIIENCEVTGFLFEGDQIAGVDTVKGPVRAGKVGVAVAGNSSRVLAKAGFDRLPIESHVLQAFVSEPLKPLIDTVVTFGAGHLYISQSDKGGLVFGGDLDGYNSYAQRGNLPIVQDVASMAVALFPNLSRLRLLRHWGGVMDMSMDGSPIIDKSPKEGLYINAGWCYGGFKATPASGWCFAHTIARDEPHELNAAFRLDRFRTGRTLDEKGAGPVPRLH; this is encoded by the coding sequence ATGCATTTCTCCGCTTTCTCGCTCGCGCGGCAGGCCCTGAAGGGTCACCGCGGCTGGACGCGCACCTGGCGCGCCATCGCGCAGCCCAAGGCGCACTATGACGTCATTATCGTGGGCGGCGGTGGCCACGGCCTGGCCACAGCCTATTACCTGGCGAAGGAACACGGCATCACGAATGTCGCGGTCATTGAGAAGGGCTGGATCGGGGGCGGCAATGTCGGACGCAATACCACCATCGTGCGCTCCAACTACCTGCTGGCGCAGAACAACCGTTTCTATGAGTGGGGCATGAAACTCTGGGAGGGCATGAGCCGCGACCTGAACTACAACGTCATGTTCAGCCAGCGCGGCGTCCTGAACCTGGCCCATTCCCCCGCTCAACTGGAAGGCTACATGCGGCGCGGAAACTCCATGCGCGTCAACGGCATAGATGCCGAGCTGCTCGACCGCGAGGGGGTCGCCCGGATGGTTCCGGGCATGGACGTCTCGGACAAGGCACGCTTTCCCGTCGCAGGCGGCCTGCTTCAGGCACGTGGCGGTTCAGCCCGGCATGATGCGGTGGCTTGGGGCTATGCCCGGGGCGCTGATTCCCTTGGTGTCGACATCATCGAGAATTGCGAGGTGACGGGCTTCCTCTTCGAAGGCGATCAGATTGCCGGGGTCGATACCGTCAAGGGACCGGTACGCGCAGGCAAGGTTGGCGTTGCCGTTGCCGGCAATTCCAGCCGTGTCCTGGCCAAGGCCGGTTTCGACCGCCTGCCGATCGAAAGTCATGTTCTTCAGGCTTTCGTTTCCGAACCCCTGAAGCCGCTTATCGACACGGTGGTCACTTTCGGCGCCGGTCACCTCTACATCTCCCAGTCCGACAAGGGTGGACTGGTCTTCGGTGGCGACCTGGACGGCTACAATTCCTATGCCCAGCGCGGCAACCTGCCCATCGTGCAGGACGTCGCCTCAATGGCTGTCGCACTGTTCCCCAACCTATCGCGCCTGCGGCTACTGCGGCACTGGGGCGGTGTCATGGACATGTCCATGGATGGCAGCCCCATCATCGACAAGTCGCCGAAGGAAGGCCTCTACATCAACGCCGGCTGGTGCTACGGCGGCTTCAAGGCCACACCGGCTTCCGGTTGGTGCTTTGCCCATACCATTGCCCGTGACGAGCCACACGAACTCAATGCCGCTTTCCGGCTCGACCGCTTCCGAACGGGGCGAACGCTTGACGAGAAAGGAGCCGGGCCGGTGCCGCGACTGCACTGA